The following proteins come from a genomic window of Peptococcaceae bacterium:
- a CDS encoding DUF5348 domain-containing protein, which produces MKQQWCKMTYNHVQDRWMVDVGGRSYELHCGEGFNLLLGSMSIPCRIEYDQQWYVIMPGARFNLRKGNWYKVNI; this is translated from the coding sequence ATGAAGCAGCAGTGGTGCAAGATGACATACAACCATGTACAAGACCGCTGGATGGTGGATGTGGGAGGCCGCAGTTATGAACTCCATTGTGGTGAAGGGTTTAATCTTTTACTTGGTTCAATGAGCATTCCTTGCCGGATAGAGTACGATCAACAGTGGTATGTGATTATGCCGGGAGCACGCTTCAATTTGCGGAAAGGTAATTGGTACAAGGTAAATATCTAA
- a CDS encoding AAA family ATPase — MFEPFYGLSHTPFSRDIPTDQLYQSLMLEETLGRLKYAAERQLFAVVTGDCGTGKTTTIRLFRDSLDPAKFMVLYLADSKLTPRHFYKGLLEQLGCEAKFYRGDAKRQLHREIELMRGIQHLQPVVIVDEAHLLDREMLEEVRFLLNFKMDAQSPMALILVGQSELWEKFKLQAYAAIRQRIDLQCKLPHLDRAQTGDYVKRHLAYAGTDHDIFSDSALDEIFRFSSGVPRLINKLCTHCLLYGAQNGRRIIDDHMVKLVIQGELS, encoded by the coding sequence ATGTTTGAACCTTTCTATGGGCTATCACACACTCCGTTTTCCCGAGATATCCCAACGGACCAGTTGTATCAATCACTTATGCTGGAAGAGACTTTAGGCCGTCTGAAATACGCTGCAGAGCGTCAGTTATTTGCCGTTGTTACCGGTGACTGTGGAACCGGCAAGACAACTACTATACGTCTATTCAGAGACTCTTTAGACCCAGCTAAATTCATGGTGCTGTATTTAGCAGATTCCAAGCTGACACCCAGACATTTCTACAAGGGGCTCTTGGAGCAACTAGGCTGTGAAGCCAAATTCTATAGGGGTGATGCTAAACGTCAACTGCATCGGGAAATTGAGCTTATGCGGGGTATCCAGCATCTTCAGCCGGTTGTCATTGTGGATGAAGCCCATCTTTTGGATAGAGAGATGCTGGAGGAGGTCAGATTTCTCCTCAATTTTAAAATGGATGCCCAAAGTCCCATGGCTCTGATCTTAGTTGGGCAAAGTGAACTCTGGGAAAAGTTTAAACTTCAAGCCTACGCCGCCATCCGGCAGCGCATCGATCTTCAGTGTAAACTACCCCACTTGGATAGAGCTCAAACAGGCGACTACGTAAAACGGCATCTTGCTTATGCCGGTACTGATCATGACATATTTTCAGATAGCGCTTTGGATGAGATATTCCGCTTCTCCAGTGGTGTACCCAGGCTGATAAACAAACTCTGTACTCACTGCCTCTTATATGGAGCCCAAAATGGCCGCCGGATCATTGATGATCACATGGTTAAGCTGGTTATCCAGGGTGAATTGTCATGA